Within uncultured Methanoregula sp., the genomic segment CCGTTATGGTCTTCGTATTTCACGTAGAGATCGAGCGGATATGTCTGGGATTCTGCATCACTTCCTGCTGTTGCCTTGAAAACACAGCTGGCCGTGCCGTTTGCAGGGAAGTCCCCGATATACACGCTTCCCTGCGTGGGTACCACCGGGCTCTGGCCATTCCGGGCAATCGTGACAATGGCTTTCTTTGCATTTTCATTGCCGATATTCTGTACCACGAGATTGATGTAACCCTCGGTACCGGCATTCAGGTGCGTGATCTCCTTTGATACAACCCGGGTCCTGACATCCGGCTTGATGTGTACGGGAATTTCATGAATTTCGTTTTTTGTCTTGTACGAATATTCTATGGTATCGACACCATACTGGCTGGCATCATACATGTACGTGTAATTCAGTACAACCGGCAGGTAATAGGTGCCCTCGGGGGTGTCTGAAGGAATCCGTACGGTAAATGTACCGGTGGCGGTACTGCTTGCTTTCAGGTCGCCGATCATCTGGGGATCTGACTTTATGATAAGGGGGCTGCTGCCGGACTCAAGACTTACCGTGAGGAATTTTGCCGTATTGGGGAGATCGTCCTGGTTGACGATACTGGACTTTGAGAATTTAAACTCATTCAGGCCGGTATTTTTGATTACGACCGGGATCCTGACTTCTGTTCCGGGGGTAAATTCATTGGTCCCGGCAAGAGCTGCGGAAAGCTCGGGACTGCCAGCCATGTATTTATCGCCGGCTTGTGCAGGATTTGCGATAATAAACGCGAGTCCTATCCCAACAAGGATCAAAAACCACAGGAGCCTGCTCGTATGATATCGCGCTGGTGTATGGGTAATGCGGTTGTCGGGGAATGATGTATTTCTGAACGTATTCATGGCTGCTCACACTGGATCAATTGTAGGTAGTACTGTTGAACAAATTAGTATTAAAATATTACTCTAATGGACTATACATATTTATTAGAAATTGGTGAGTGGATGG encodes:
- a CDS encoding S-layer protein; translation: MNTFRNTSFPDNRITHTPARYHTSRLLWFLILVGIGLAFIIANPAQAGDKYMAGSPELSAALAGTNEFTPGTEVRIPVVIKNTGLNEFKFSKSSIVNQDDLPNTAKFLTVSLESGSSPLIIKSDPQMIGDLKASSTATGTFTVRIPSDTPEGTYYLPVVLNYTYMYDASQYGVDTIEYSYKTKNEIHEIPVHIKPDVRTRVVSKEITHLNAGTEGYINLVVQNIGNENAKKAIVTIARNGQSPVVPTQGSVYIGDFPANGTASCVFKATAGSDAESQTYPLDLYVKYEDHNGDTVSSEIETIGIPVGKKIEFTIIPDPEPIAPGQKKVVTVRYTNTGGATAYEAQARISLVDPFTSNDDSAYIGDIAPGETKTASFLVTADKSASLKEYGIDSEVRYRDALDNAVISDPMKVTVVVGTGKNTGLFGNLLIPGLIAVIIVIIAAGYYFYRKKRLQ